The genomic stretch cacgccaaagtgaggtgagctgacccgacccaaacaaaactaaaccgtggggtactatgcaatggaaaagcgccattatgTTAGGCACCTGCTGGTTCTTGAGTGAACAACACAACACGTCTATAATCTCCTCATACACAGACTGAATTGCAGCTATAGTTGAGTCAATGCTCCTTGCGTGGAAAATCATTTTAGctaaatgttgtttttattaatgcTTTGAAATCCTGTGGTTGGCATTATTGCAGTTGTAAGTTTTCTAAGTGGTTCTTGAAACtgtataaatgaacacaagAGTAGTCTACTCACAATGTCCCTCTTCTTGcagaaatgttaaaaaaagaTGTAGCTGTACAGGTAGGGAAACTTCCACCGTCAACATTCCAGGCCAAATTAAAAAAAGATCACATCTTCATATAATCTGTATATATATGACCTTAAAGGAATCCAAAAGTATTCAGATTACATTAAAATGTTGGCGCTTGTATTAAGTTACTGaatatttttctaatttttctAAGTAATTTGTTACTGTAACTAATTACATTTGAAAAGTAACCCTCACAAGTCTGCCCACCCATCACTGGGGCATTACCCTTTAAATAGGTCATAATATGCACCATTAGGTATTATATACAAATTCTTCTCCTGTTTTTCTTGTGATTCATGACTGTAAATGCTCCTAAAACTATTTTGTTATCTAATAGTTTTCAAAATGTGACATGCAGTATTAGATGTACACTATATGATCTgctaaaagttattaaaagagtCTCACTCACTGTGGTTTCCTGTTTTTGACCATGTGCTAGTGTGACATGTGCATAGAtgagctcatgaatattaatattaaataaggATTAATAATGtacatgtaaaataataatgcatACAAAATTATAAAACTGTACACTTTTCCATTAATCAATCGTTTGTCTTTCCTCACAATGTATCTAAGAGCATTTTGTCTACTGTGCCTGCAAAAAATACAAGACATGCCCACATGCATGACAAATAAAAGGAAGTGTTGGCTACAAGTTATACTTCATGCATAGTTAACAACTTAAGAAACAGGAAGATAAAGTTGAGAAATGGTCGCATACGGGAAAGCAGCTCTATTGTACACCATCATCTGGTTTTGCCTCATTTTAGGTGAGAATGTTTAATATTTAGAGCTGTTTCTGATGTTAACTGATAGATACACATTCAAGTGtatcatttcattattatttcatGTGATGATTTAATATTGTTACAATGACATGTATTGGTATTGTGTCAGTGTTAAGCTAATAATAGTTGATGTGTTGTTTGTTCAGGTACTGAATGCTTTGGTGATGAATACAGTAATACCATAAGACGTCTTTCAGTAAAGAGTGGAGGATCAGTCACTATCCCATGTTATTATGacaggaaatacacacaacagaAGAAATACTGGTACTCAGAAACTGATAAGTCTTACACAAACACTACAGCTGGAGATGTGACAGTAATTGATGATCCTGCTCAGAGTCTTTTTACTGTCACTATGAGAAACCTGACGGGTCAACACAATGGGACTTATTATTGTATTGTGAAGACTGTTGAACAACCAGGAGACATGACCACCACAGATGACATTTATCTCCATGTTCAATCTggtattataaaataatttacttttaattacagttgtttttggaaatattacTGTAATGTAGATTCTTTTATCTCTCTTGTTCCTCATGTAAATGATGATCTCAAACAACACTCCTGTGATGACAGATCCTGATGTCTCTGTGATGTCCAGCAGTGTAACTGTAGATGAAGGTGGTAATATCAGTGTACAGTGTCTCTACAGCACTAAATTTAAGGATAAAACCAATAAACAGTGGTGCAGATATAAAGACAAGAGATGTTACACATCCCAGGATGCATCAGTTAAGATCAGTGATGATGGGAATAAATCTTTCACTGTGGTGATGTCTGGACTGATGAAGAGTGATTCTGGCTGGTATTACTGTTCTGTAGGAGATAAACCGCCTTCTCTTGAATATCTACAGGTTCCTTTTCAACTTACAGTCACTGGTAAAACTCAATAATCAATTCTATCAAGACTTAATGTCTGCATAAGAACTAGTTAATAGTTTAACTTGTTTTGCTCTTTTTCTACTTCTGATAGGAGCTGCAACTCCAGACACCACTGAAGGCATCAAGTTAGTATTCAGTCTTTTCTGCTTACATGAGGATTAAAGTAATGTTTCTGGAAATCAAACAGTTTAGTAGCTAAAGTCCCTGGTGGCTGCCTGTAACAGGCCAAGGCCATGGGTTTGATGCCACTCTCTTagaagaaaaatacaaaaagctgtcactgaggTGGTACCCTTTCAGAAAGTACATGTTTGTACTGTACCTAAAGAGTAAATATTCGTACCTCAAAGGTTCATTTTGGCACCAAATGAATGCATATCTGTATTTTAATAGAACAAATTAGGACCTATGTAGTCCCCTAGTGACAGGCTTTGTACCGTTTCTTTTGCGAGTGTAGGAAACATGGACaaactattttaatatttttttattcttgctCTATTGTTTCtctgtttaaataaaatgtctttaaaCAAATAACTTTTTAATAAGCATTTTTCAGTCCCACACATTTTTCTTCGCTGTTTCTTCTGTTTCTGCAGAACTAAAACAGAAAATACTACAAAAAATATTACACAAGAATTAAATGAACCACAACcgtatgtttgtttaaaaaatgattgcttctatatatatatatatgaatgatATAAACATTTTGGAGTTAGTTTTGATTTGAATTCTTAAATATGTTTCTTTAAATTGTTTCTGACAGGATTGCAGTGTGGCAGTGGCTTCCAGTTTCTGCCGTGTTTCTACTGCTTATGATTCTGGTTGGTGTTTTTATCTGGAAATGGAAAAGGAGATCCGGTCAGTTTGTCAAAAACCCCTGCATTAATAAATGACACGCCCAGCTATGTCTCTGAATTGTGTATGTGGTTCTTAATATAAACTTACTTCCCCTTTCACAGAGGAAGATAAGAAACATATTAAGATGAGGAACGACTGTGTGGTCACTGACACAGTGAGTTGTTTTTATGAGAATCTACAATATTGTGTAAAAAGTGTTTTAGatctgatttttattattattaccatgCAGGCTCAATAGTTTAACAGAATTCATATACATTCAGCagttgcttttatccaaagtgacttacagcaCCTTTAAGCTATACTACACTTCTATATTATTTGTGTTTACTGGGATTAAATCCACAAGCTTTGAGCTGCTAACACAACACTCTGACAACTACAAACCTTTAAGAAGTTATTTGAACATTTATATCAGTTTATAttagattttattgttttgtttgcaGGTTACCTCCACCCCTGAAGATGTAGTGATATACAGCACTATAAATGATGAAAATCCAGATAATGTAAATAGACCAAATATTCATACCCTTATgtaaattaaccatggtttttttgacatttcataagacttttttaagatgtaaaataaatctttggtgtccccagagtactcatgtgaagttttagctcaaaatacccaacAAATAAT from Paramisgurnus dabryanus chromosome 6, PD_genome_1.1, whole genome shotgun sequence encodes the following:
- the LOC135767082 gene encoding polymeric immunoglobulin receptor-like isoform X2 produces the protein MVAYGKAALLYTIIWFCLILGTECFGDEYSNTIRRLSVKSGGSVTIPCYYDRKYTQQKKYWYSETDKSYTNTTAGDVTVIDDPAQSLFTVTMRNLTGQHNGTYYCIVKTVEQPGDMTTTDDIYLHVQSDPDVSVMSSSVTVDEGGNISVQCLYSTKFKDKTNKQWCRYKDKRCYTSQDASVKISDDGNKSFTVVMSGLMKSDSGWYYCSVGDKPPSLEYLQVPFQLTVTGAATPDTTEGIKIAVWQWLPVSAVFLLLMILVGVFIWKWKRRSEEDKKHIKMRNDCVVTDTVTSTPEDVVIYSTINDENPDNKMSPSDSNIETTYCLVEDPSGHKAVPEDGTIYSFVEPHDQNPEEQ
- the LOC135767082 gene encoding polymeric immunoglobulin receptor-like isoform X1, coding for MVAYGKAALLYTIIWFCLILGTECFGDEYSNTIRRLSVKSGGSVTIPCYYDRKYTQQKKYWYSETDKSYTNTTAGDVTVIDDPAQSLFTVTMRNLTGQHNGTYYCIVKTVEQPGDMTTTDDIYLHVQSDPDVSVMSSSVTVDEGGNISVQCLYSTKFKDKTNKQWCRYKDKRCYTSQDASVKISDDGNKSFTVVMSGLMKSDSGWYYCSVGDKPPSLEYLQVPFQLTVTGAATPDTTEGIKIAVWQWLPVSAVFLLLMILVGVFIWKWKRRSEEDKKHIKMRNDCVVTDTVTSTPEDVVIYSTINDENPDNKMSPSDSNIETTYCLVEDPSGHKAQVPEDGTIYSFVEPHDQNPEEQ